Proteins found in one Muntiacus reevesi chromosome 2, mMunRee1.1, whole genome shotgun sequence genomic segment:
- the SNN gene encoding stannin — MSIMDHSPTTGVVTVIVILIAIAALGALILGCWCYLRLQRISQSEDEESIVGDGETKEPFLLVQYSAKGPCVERKAKLTPNGPEVHG; from the coding sequence ATGTCTATTATGGACCACAGCCCCACCACGGGAGTGGTCACGGTCATTGTCATCCTCATCGCCATCGCGGCCCTGGGGGCCTTGATCTTGGGCTGCTGGTGCTACCTGCGACTCCAGCGCATCAGCCAGTCGGAGGACGAGGAGAGCATCGTAGGGGATGGCGAGACCAAGGAGCCCTTCCTGCTGGTGCAGTATTCAGCCAAGGGACCGTGCGTGGAGAGGAAGGCCAAGCTGACCCCCAACGGCCCTGAAGTCCACGGCTGA